From one Argonema galeatum A003/A1 genomic stretch:
- a CDS encoding TldD/PmbA family protein: MPSLLVDAKNLLCDLIARYRSQVDYLAIRLEEAEGTDIFLRGDKIETLSQGISIGGQVRACYKGGWGFASFNQLSTLKERVEEAIAAARIVGDEETILAPVDPVQDIVKLPLTGTDPRKIPLSDKKALCDRYTEILRSVDKRITTTSVLYSDSAQRIFLATSEDTMLEQSWVDMEMRFAATARNGDTVQTGRETTGSRKAYEDLTNLDAQIRSAGQRAVDALALPPVKGNTYTVVIDPILTGLFVHEAFGHLSEADMAYENPDLLEVMTLGRRFGPRELQIFDGALPPGHRGSYFYDDEGTPATTTQLIKDGVLVGRLHSRETAGKLGEEPTGNARCLNYHFPPLVRMTNTWIERGNTPVKDLFTDIKEGVYARNWLGGMTNGEMFTFSAGEAWMIRNGEIAEPVRDVTLSGNVFTTLADIEALGDDFYWDESGGCGKGGQSGLPVGCGGPSLRIRNVVVGGEAG; the protein is encoded by the coding sequence ATGCCAAGCTTACTTGTGGATGCCAAAAACTTGCTCTGTGACTTAATCGCTCGCTATCGCTCCCAAGTTGACTATTTGGCGATTCGACTGGAAGAAGCAGAAGGAACTGATATTTTCCTGCGAGGAGACAAGATAGAAACGCTTTCCCAAGGCATCTCAATTGGTGGACAGGTTAGAGCTTGTTATAAAGGAGGTTGGGGTTTTGCTAGCTTCAACCAACTTTCGACACTAAAAGAACGAGTTGAAGAAGCGATCGCAGCTGCGCGAATAGTCGGAGATGAAGAAACTATTCTAGCGCCTGTAGATCCCGTCCAGGATATCGTAAAACTGCCTCTTACCGGCACCGATCCGCGTAAAATCCCCTTATCTGACAAAAAAGCATTGTGCGATCGCTACACCGAAATTCTCCGCAGCGTAGATAAGCGAATTACCACCACCTCCGTGCTATACAGCGACAGCGCCCAGCGGATCTTTCTGGCCACCTCCGAAGACACTATGCTAGAGCAATCTTGGGTGGATATGGAAATGCGCTTTGCCGCCACCGCACGGAATGGCGACACCGTACAAACCGGACGAGAAACCACAGGTTCCCGCAAAGCATACGAAGATTTAACCAATCTGGACGCCCAAATTCGCAGTGCCGGTCAACGCGCTGTGGACGCCCTCGCACTGCCTCCCGTCAAAGGTAACACTTACACGGTAGTAATTGACCCGATTCTCACCGGCTTATTTGTCCACGAAGCTTTCGGACACCTCTCAGAAGCCGACATGGCTTATGAAAACCCAGACTTGCTGGAAGTGATGACTCTGGGACGCCGATTCGGGCCAAGAGAACTGCAAATCTTTGACGGTGCGTTACCTCCAGGTCATCGTGGCAGCTATTTTTACGATGATGAAGGAACGCCAGCTACCACTACCCAGCTAATTAAAGATGGGGTTTTGGTAGGACGGCTGCATTCTCGCGAAACAGCTGGCAAACTGGGTGAAGAACCGACTGGCAATGCGCGTTGTCTCAACTACCATTTTCCGCCTCTAGTGCGGATGACGAATACTTGGATTGAGCGTGGGAATACGCCTGTCAAGGATTTATTTACGGATATCAAAGAAGGTGTTTATGCGCGGAATTGGTTGGGTGGGATGACGAATGGGGAGATGTTCACCTTTAGCGCCGGTGAAGCTTGGATGATTCGCAATGGAGAAATTGCCGAACCAGTGCGGGATGTGACGCTTTCCGGGAATGTGTTTACAACTTTAGCTGATATTGAAGCTCTAGGCGATGACTTCTATTGGGATGAGTCCGGCGGTTGCGGTAAAGGCGGACAAAGCGGTTTGCCAGTTGGTTGTGGTGGGCCTTCTTTGCGAATTCGCAATGTAGTTGTGGGTGGCGAAGCAGGGTAA
- a CDS encoding CobW family GTP-binding protein yields MKNLITPTEDLIYDETKRGLPVTIITGFLGSGKTTLLNQIIKNTDNLKVAVLVNELGDINIDSQLLVSIDEDMIELSNGCICCTINDGLIDAVYRVLERQDRIDYLVIETTGVADPLPIIITFVGTELRDFTSLDSVLTVVDVETFTPDSFDSEAAIKQIAYGDIILLNKTDLVPEEKVRELENYVETVKEGARILRSQYGQVPLPLILDVGLSQPDTYLTEGDRDSKHLVNDGFVSVSFRSDRPFAVKKFQAFLQERMSADVFRAKGILWFKESPRRHIFQLSGKRYDLKDEDWQGKPSNQLVLIGRSLNKLQLHQQLNNCLTR; encoded by the coding sequence ATGAAGAATCTAATCACACCAACGGAAGACTTGATTTACGATGAAACAAAACGGGGACTGCCGGTAACTATCATTACCGGGTTTCTCGGTAGCGGCAAAACTACATTGCTGAATCAAATTATTAAAAATACAGATAATTTAAAAGTAGCTGTATTAGTTAACGAGTTGGGCGATATCAATATCGACAGCCAGCTATTGGTTTCCATTGATGAAGACATGATAGAATTGAGCAATGGCTGCATTTGTTGTACAATTAATGATGGATTAATCGATGCGGTTTACCGGGTTTTAGAACGGCAAGACAGGATTGATTATTTGGTCATAGAAACTACAGGAGTTGCCGATCCATTGCCAATTATCATCACATTTGTAGGAACGGAATTACGGGATTTTACTAGCCTAGATTCTGTACTTACGGTTGTGGATGTAGAGACGTTTACACCGGATAGTTTTGACAGTGAAGCAGCTATCAAGCAGATTGCTTATGGTGATATAATATTGTTGAACAAAACAGATTTGGTGCCAGAAGAAAAAGTAAGAGAATTGGAGAACTACGTCGAGACGGTGAAAGAAGGGGCAAGAATTTTGCGATCGCAATACGGTCAAGTCCCCCTACCGCTAATCTTAGATGTAGGATTATCCCAGCCAGACACTTATTTAACTGAAGGCGATCGAGATTCAAAGCACCTAGTCAACGACGGTTTTGTATCCGTTTCCTTCCGCAGCGATCGACCTTTTGCAGTCAAGAAATTTCAGGCATTTTTACAAGAAAGAATGTCCGCAGATGTCTTTCGCGCTAAAGGAATTCTCTGGTTTAAAGAAAGTCCGAGGCGTCACATCTTTCAGCTAAGTGGCAAACGCTATGATTTGAAAGACGAAGATTGGCAAGGAAAACCCAGCAATCAACTCGTATTGATCGGACGATCCTTAAATAAACTGCAACTGCACCAACAGCTAAATAACTGCTTGACTAGATAG
- a CDS encoding alpha/beta fold hydrolase: MMTATFETNNIALGGVRQEYFWNWQGQQLRVVYETLGQGTPVLLLPAFSTVSTRLEMAGLAKLLASKFQVIALDWPGFGESSRPRLDYKPDLYHQFLQDFVTNIFNTPVAVVAAGHAAGYAMKLAQKQQLAEVILPFLEN, from the coding sequence ATGATGACAGCAACTTTTGAAACAAATAATATCGCTCTAGGTGGTGTCCGCCAAGAATATTTCTGGAATTGGCAAGGACAACAACTGCGGGTGGTTTACGAAACCCTCGGACAAGGAACGCCTGTTTTACTCTTACCAGCTTTCAGCACCGTTTCCACGCGGTTGGAAATGGCAGGATTGGCAAAATTATTAGCTTCTAAGTTTCAAGTGATAGCATTAGATTGGCCGGGATTTGGCGAATCTTCTCGGCCTCGATTGGATTACAAACCAGACCTATATCACCAATTTTTGCAAGATTTTGTCACAAATATTTTCAATACTCCCGTAGCGGTAGTAGCAGCGGGTCACGCCGCCGGATACGCGATGAAACTGGCGCAAAAACAACAGTTAGCAGAAGTTATCCTGCCTTTTTTGGAAAATTAA
- a CDS encoding type II toxin-antitoxin system YafQ family toxin, whose amino-acid sequence MIVEVSFSSPFKRAFKKRIKGNTDLEEKFWQKLEQFTVDPYDPSLKTHKLSGQLKEFWSFSVDYDERVLFYFTEDGKAVFVDIGSHDEVY is encoded by the coding sequence ATGATCGTGGAAGTTAGTTTTAGTTCTCCATTCAAACGGGCTTTTAAAAAGCGTATTAAAGGCAACACAGATTTAGAGGAAAAGTTTTGGCAAAAATTGGAACAGTTCACTGTAGATCCTTACGATCCGAGTTTGAAAACGCATAAACTATCGGGCCAGCTTAAGGAATTTTGGAGTTTTAGTGTAGATTACGATGAGAGAGTATTGTTCTACTTTACAGAAGACGGAAAGGCTGTGTTTGTAGATATCGGTAGCCATGATGAGGTGTATTAA